In the genome of Dyadobacter fermentans DSM 18053, the window TAATGGCAGCAGTACGCAGCTGAAAGGCGTCATGCCGGACCTGGAACTGCCCACTGCATTCAAAGTAAATGAATACGGCGAAGGCTCGCAGCCAAGCGCACTGCCCTGGGATCAGATTCCTTCGTCGCGCTACGAAGTGGCAACGAATATCAATCCCAAAATCGTGGATCAAATCCGCGACAAACACAAGCACCGCCTCAGAACCGACGAGGAACTGAAAACGCTGGTTAAAACACTCGACGATTTCAAACAGGCACGTGAGAACAAAATCGTGTCCTTGCAAGAATCCAAACGGAAAGCGGAGCGTGAAGAAGCTGAGAAGAAGCGCGCAGCAATGAAGCAGCTCGGCGAGGATAACGTGGACGGCGACGAAGAGGAAGAAACCGATTCAAAAGTAGCCGAAGCGCCGAAAGACGTGAAGAAGAAAAAGGATATTTACCTCACTGAAACCGGCCGGATTTTGGCGGATCTGATTGTGATCTCGAAGGAGCCTAGCCTGGCGGGGACTAAGAAGAAGCAGTAACAAACACAAATAATGTACAAGGGGTATCCAGCCGGGTACCCTTTTTTGTTTAATCAATCTGATCAAGCTTCCGGTTCACGATGTTTATTTCTTGAAGAACCATGGCTAAATGCTGTTTCGACCCGGCTTTAAATGCCGGCATGCTGATTAGGGAGTCCAATTTTTTAAGACTATCCGATGGAAAGTCCTTTTCGTTGTGCATGACCATGTCCAGATATTGCCATTCCTGTTTCACATCCTCCATCGTGTTTAGGGCTTTATCAATGTCTCCCTGGATGCATTCCTGCCTGAGATGGAAGAGGAGTTTGTTGATGACAATGATATGCGCAGACAGCCCTGTGTGGGCAGGCGGGGATTGTGATATAGCGAGCCATGTTCCAAGTGCAAGTAAGAAAATGATGCAGATAAGCCAGCCAGATTTGGTTTTAGGCACCATAAAAATATTGTAGGGAAGTAATCAAGAATGAACAACCTTGCCAAGTTGCATATTCATTTGAATTAAATAGTTGGCAATGAGCATTGGAGTTATTTTGATTATCAGAAGGCGGCTCACTGCTTATACTCATTCATTCAGGGACCTTGTTTTTGCTAATGTGCCTCTCGTGAAAGGCCTCCATTTCGAATTGATCATCGAACCCGAAGTACCTGGCGATCTTATCTGCAACTGTTTTATCTATTCGTATTTTTCCATTCTCGATTTTGCTGATGGACTGCTGCTTTACATTCAGAAGTCGGGCAATTTCACTTTGTTTTATTCCTCTCATCATTCGGATAGCCCTGATCTTCTCGTTAAATCCTGTTGGCATGGTGAAGGGTGTATGTTAAGTGTGCGATATATCAATGCAAAGTAAAAGAAATCAATGCCCCGGTCAAGTTGTAAAATACAACCTGACAAGGAGTACTTTACAACTGTTTAGATTCTTCGAAATGCCCTAAAGTCAGTCTTTTTGTGCCATATAATTTAAATCACTTCAAAACATGCTGACCCTAACTTCCCAGTTTCGACGGTTCATGGGCATTGCTCTGATGACTGTTGCAATTCCCATTTCATGCATGACGAAGGACGATGCGGTGAATAATCTGTTGCCAGCATCATCTATCGAAAAGATCGAGACATCCTATATCGAAGGGTGCCAAAAAGTTGAGCGTGGATATTTTAATGAAGAAGAGACAAGCGCATCAGCTGAAATGATGGAAGAAGTGCGAAGTAAGCTGTTATCCTATCAGAAATCATTCGAATTAAGGTACAAAGTCGCTAGGAACCTTTCGGAAGGCTACCCGGTGGGTGTAATTCCTGCTGTGGACGCGTGCCAGGTGGGATCGGAGCGGGTGAAGTTTTTTATGGATAACCAGGATAGTGGAAACACGTTGAGCACGGGCTGGACGGGTTCGTGGTCAATAGACGGCAATGGTAACACATGGCATACATTCTGCGTGGTTTATGGTGCAGCCTTCCGGTTTATGACATTCAATGCGCCGACCGAGTATTTGTTGTTAAGGTTAGGCAACAATAAAACGATTTACATGGAGCCGAGGGTTTGGAATGTATACATAGACAACGAGGATAACAACAATAAGAATGTCTTGGCCGATGGAGACTTTAATCCCAACCTCATTAATAAAAATGGTACTAATCTGCAATTCTGGGCCATATCCGGGAAAAACACACCCGGGCAGAACCAGGATTCTCAATTTCCGGACATGGGTTTCAGTTATGGCGTTCTGGGTACATTTTCATCTCCGGTTTTAGGAGGTGCCGCTGGCATTGGACAATTAAAGACGGATGATGAAAATAGTAATAATTCTAATCAACTTTATTCGGTAGACTGGGTGACAAATGCAGTTACGGGTGATTCACATGTACAGGGTTACGGAGTTGATAGAACGAATGATCCCGGAAATACAACCTTTAACCTCAGGAGGGTCAGGTAAGAATGCAAGTCATGAAATTTGACATGTGCTACATTTGTTTGGCGTGCTTTTGTATCTACGTGAGTGGATGTGAACGATCGAACAACAGGCAGATTGCTGGCGAGGTGGAGGGCGAGCGCATTTACCTGGATGAGGTGGACGGGATGATTACCAATTCTCTATATGAATACTTATTTGCAATATCCGAGACAAGGATTATTGCGGCGAA includes:
- a CDS encoding helix-turn-helix transcriptional regulator; this encodes MPTGFNEKIRAIRMMRGIKQSEIARLLNVKQQSISKIENGKIRIDKTVADKIARYFGFDDQFEMEAFHERHISKNKVPE